Within the Microbacterium terricola genome, the region GTCGCCGACGAGGGACGAGCCGGTGTCGGTGCCCGCCGTCGTGCTGGCGACGTAGCCGCTGGCCGACGCCGTGTAGACCCGCGGCTGCAGCGAGCTCCAGCCGTAGGCGATCGCCGCGCCCAGCACGGTGAGCAGCACGATGCCCAGCCAGTGCGCGCGCAGAATGCGCAGGTAGTCCCGCAGTTCCACGGCAAACCTCTCCCCAAGTACCCCCGTACACTACCGCCTGTGTCCTTGAGTCTTGCTGTGGCCGCGCTGGGCGCCACGGTGCGGATCGACATCGGCGCGCTCGCCGAGCCGCAGCGGGCTCTCGTGGCGGCCGCATGGGCTGATGCGGCGGTCGCCGACGAGGGCTCGGAGGATGCTGTCGTCACCCCGCTTCCGGATGTGTCCGAGGCGCGGATGCTGGAGGACCTCTCGCAGCGGGTGACGCTCGCGGCGATCGAGGCGCGCCGCGGCGAGCTGTGGATGCTGCACGCCGCCGGCCTGGCGCGAGACGACGGCACAGTGGTGGCGCTGGTGGGGCCGTCCGGTCGGGGCAAGACCACCGCGGCGCGGATGCTCGGCCGCAGCTTCGGGTACGTGTCGGACGAGACAGTGGCGGTGGACGCCGACGGGCGGGTGTGGCCCTATCGCAAGCCGCTGTCGGTCATCGAGCGTGCGGGGGAGCCGAAGGTGCAGCGAGCGCCGTCGGAGGCCGGGATGCGCGCGCTGCCGGCGGGAGAGCTGCGCCTCGCGGCGATCGTGCTGCTGGACCGCCGGGACGACGCCGAGGGCGAGCCGCTCATCGAGGAGGTCGACCTCGGCGACGCGCTCGCTGAGCTCGTCGAGCAGTCGAGCTACCTCGCGGACATGGCGACGCCGCTGCGGACGATGGCGGGAGTGGTCGCCGCGGTCGGGGGCGTCCGGCGCGTGTCGTATCGCGAGGCGGAGGGGCTCGTCGCGGTTGTGGGGAGTGCGGGTGGTTTCGATACGGGCGCTGCGCGGGTTCCCGCTAGTGGTTTCGATACGGCCGCTTCGCGGCCTACTCAACCAGCGGGGGTGGGGGTGGGCTACTACCGCGGCCGCGTGCGGGACTGGGTGGAGCTCGACGACCCCGACCGCATCGCGGTGCTGCAGGTCGACGAGGACGGCGACGGGACGGTGCGGGTGCTCGCCGGGGTCGCCCCGGAGCTGTGGCGCGCTGCGACGGGTGCCTCCCTCGACGAGCTCGTGGCGGCGGCTGTCGATGCCTACGGGACTCCTGAGGATAAGGACGCCGCCGCGGCGGTGTCCGCCGCCGTCGACGAGCTGGTGACAGCATCCGTCCTCGAATTCCGGGAGGCACGCTGGCGCATCCGGGAGGACGTCGCGTGGACCGGGGAAGAGGACCGGGTCGTGGCGCTCGCGCTCACGCGGCCGGACGCGCAGCCGGCGGCGATGGAGGGCTCGGCCGCGGAGATCTGGCTCGCGCTCGCCGAGGGAGAGGCGGGCCTCGATGAGGTCGCCGTCCGGATCGCCGGGCGCGCGGAGATCAGCGTGGCAGGCATCGCGGGCGATGTCGCCGCGTTCCTGACCGCGCTCGCCGCGGCGGATCTGGTCGAGGCGCGGTGAGCGGCGCTCTGCGCTAGTTGAAGGTCCTGCTGGCGCTGATGGACTTGCCGTCGGCGGGGAAGGGCTGGATCGGCGTGGCGACGAAGTTCACCGAGACCGGCTTGCCGCTCGCGGCCGAGCTCAGGCGGACGTGGAAGTTGACCGAACCGGTGTCGGTCACGCGGTCGGCGACCTGGGCGACGCCGTTGGCATTGGTCGCCTGGAGCGGCCGCGGAGTGGTCTTGTCGGACTTGACGAACGCGAACGTGAGGATGATGTTCGAGCCCTCGGTGCGGCGCGACACGTACCTCCAGTCCGTGTTCTGCGTGACGCCCGTCGGATCCGTGTCGACGATGTACGCGGCCGGGAGGATGACCTCCGTCGTGAACGTCACCGGCATCTGGGTGACGGGCCAGAGGTTGCTGTACTGGGTGCCGACCTGCATCTGGAGAGCCAGGTACGTGTTCTGCCGGCTGGATCCGCCGAGCGTCCCCGTGTTGAACGACCAGAACGAGACGCCCGAGGCTGTGGCCGGAGTCACGGCGCGCGTGCTGACGCTCACGGGCGTCGCCTTCGACGCGTTCGCGGTGTACGCGACCTCGACGATGGGCTGGCTCACGATCGACGAGCCGACGGCGAGCTGGTAGCCCAGCACGTTCGAGGTCGCGCCCTTCCCGATGCTCGGCGCGTAGAGGAATGTGTAGGTGACGGTGTCGGTGCCCACCGACTTGGACACGTAGGTCCAGCCGGCGCCGGTGAGCGAGGTCGGGTCGGGGGGTGTGCTGCCGATCTGCGACTTCCGGAACACGGCGGTGAGGGTGACGCCGCTCAGCGCCCCGGTCGCCGTGGGCGACGTCCGCACCGCTGCGGTCGAGGAGACGCCGTTCGGAAGGCCGTTGCTGCCGAAGGTCCAGGCCAGGCTGCTGGAAGCGAACTCCCACGGGATGCTCTGCGAGGCGGCGGCCGCGGGCGCGGCAGTGGCCAGCACCAGAACGGGTGCCGCCCAGACGCCGGCCTGCAGAATCTGGCGTCGACTCAGCGCCGGTCGGCGTTCGTCTGTCGGCGCGACGAATCGCTCCACGCGTTGCTCGGGCATCGCTGTTGTCCCCAATGGTCCCCAAAAGCGAGCCTGATGCCCCCCGGCTCACCCCAATTGACGCGTGCTCCCCAGCTCGCTTTCATTCGCACCGCTGTCCCTGAGGTCTTCGGGTGACGCTCTCGGATAGGTCGAGCGGTGCTTACTGCGAGAGTAGGTGTGGTATATCGGTTGCTTGCGCGTCTTGCGGTGAACTTGCGCGTGAATCGCGCGAATCCTCAGTGACTCACACGGTCACGGAAGCGCGTTCCCAGCGGTCTCCGCCGGCACGCTGCGCGTCCGTATTGGCCTCTTCGGCGGCGGCCAGCAGGGCGTCGAGGTCGTAGCCGACGGCGTCGACGTCCGCCCAGCCGATGCTCGCCGACAGCCGGACGGCGATCGGCTGATCGGGCTCGCCCTTCGCGACCTGCTCGAGCAGCTGCGAGAGCAACTGGCGCACGGCGCCCTCCGGCCGGGGCAGCAGCGCGACGAAGCCGGTGTCGCCGCGGGCCTCGATGTCGGCGTCCGGTGGCAGCGCGGAGCGCACGTCGGCGCGGAACTTCTCGGCGATGCGCAGGAACGCCGCGGTGCTCGACGCCTCGCGGAGGTCGACGGGGTCGTCGAGCCGGATGTCGAGCACGCACCACCACTCGTCGCCGGCCGTCTCGGCGCGCTGCAGTCGGTCGTTCGCCACCGCACGGAACGACGAGGCTTCGGTGTGGCGGATCGCGGTGTCGACCGCGCCCAGTCGTGTGAGGAGCAGGAGGGTGATCAGTGCCGCCACGAGGTAGACGATCGAGCCCATCAGGTTGAGGTCGCGCAGCAGCGTGAGGCCGTCGCGCGCCGCGAGCGTCCCGGTGTTGATGAGCTGGATGGCCCCGTCGATGATGCCGACGACGGCGAAGATGAGGAAGGCGGCCGAGCCGAGGGCGAGTGGCAGGGCCTCGTCGCGCAGGGTGGCGCCGAGGGCGACGAGCTCGGTGACGATCAGCGCTGCGAACACCGCACCGAGGGCGAACACCACGCGGAAGACGAAGGCGTAGTAGTCGGTGGTGGCCGTCGCGGCCAGAAGGGTGGCGCCTCCGATCGTGAAGGTCAGCGCCACGGGCCAGTACAGCCGCGAGGCGTTGCGGCGCGCGCGCAGGCCGACCCACACGAAGGCCGTGGAGCCCAGCTCGGTGCCGGCGCTCGCCGCGCGCAGCACGGCCGAGTCGGCGGCGTTCGCGGCCACCCAGGCGTACGACGAGATCATCGCGATCGCGAAGGCCAGCGACCAGATCGCGCTCGCGCGGCTCGGGCGCGGCAGGAACCCGAGCCCGATGATGACCGCGGTGCAGAGGGTCGTCAGGGCGACGAGCACCACTCCGAGTCCTGAGTTGATCATGCGGAGATCCCTTCTGCGCGCGCCGCGAGGCGCAGGGTGGCGGTGGTGCCGCGGCCGAGCGTGCTGGTGATCTCGAGCGATCCGCCGTGCTGCGTGAGGATGTCGTGCGCGATGACCAGGCCGAGCCCGGTGCCGGGGATGCCGCTGTCCTGCGCCGTCTGGCTGCGGAAGTAGGGCTCGAACAGGTGCCCGAGGTCTTCGGCGGACATCCCGATGCCGCTGTCGGTGATGGCCAGCTCGACGTCGTCGCCGACGCGGCGACCGGTGACCTCGACGTGTCCGCCGCGCGGGGTGTACTTCACCGCGTTGCCGACGAGGTTGTCGAGGACCTGCCGCAGCCGGAACGCGTCGCCCTCGACGAGGAGTCGCTCGTCGGCGTCGTCCGTGAGCGCCACCTGCGCCGCGTGGGCGGAGGGACGGAACGCGTCGACGGATGCTGCCGCCACCCGCCTCAGGTCGACGGTCCGGTGCGGGACGGACGCGGGCTTGTCCGACTCGAGCGCCGTCGTGATGAGGCGCTGCATTCGCTGGCCGGCGTTCTCGATGACGGCGAGTTTGTCGAGCACATCGGCCGGCAGGTCTTCGCGGTCCAGGAGCAGGTCGACGTGCCCGACGATCGCGGTGAGCGGGTTGCGCATCTCGTGCGAGACGATGCTGGTCATCGTCTTCTTCTCGACCTCGGCGTCGAGCGCGGCCGTGACGTCGCGGAGGGTCAGCAGCGTCGATTCGGACTCGCCGAGGGTCGCCGGCACGATGCGGGTCGACACGTCGAGCGCATGCCATGTGCCTCCGGTGTCGAACAGCCACACGCGCACGTTCTCGAACACCTCGCCCCTCGTGGCGCGGGCGATCGTGGTGTCGTGGGCCGGCAGTGCCGTGCCGCGGTGGGTGTTGTACTCGACGGCGCCGGTGGGGCGCGCGTAGCCGAGCCGGTCGATCGCGTAGAGACGGCGGTACGCCTCGTTGGCGCCCAGCAGTACGCCACGGCGGTCGACGCGTGCGAGCGCGGTGTCGACCGAGTTGAAGAGCACCGCCGCGCGGCGCTCCTGCAGTTCGGCGCGGGCGAGGGTGCGGCCAAGCTGCGAGTACTGCCTGCGCAGCAGGCCGCTGAAGGCCCTGGTGCGGCGCGAGCCGGTGTTGATGGTGACGCCGAGGAATCCCAGCGACAGCAGGACGACCATGATCCGCAGCGTGTAGGTCGGCGAGAGCCCGGCGAGGAGCGCGTCGATCACGAGCACAACGCCGACGCCGCCGAGCCCGCCGAGCAGCCAGGGCAGCGAGTAGTACGTGGCCAGCCAGGCGATCGGGAAGACCCAGAGCAGCGCCATCCGCCCCTCGTTTCCCGAGGCCATCAGGCCGATGGCGAGGATGTCGAGGGCGGGCACGATGACGACGATGCGGCTGTCGAACAGGTGCCACGGAACGGCGAGGGTCGCGCAGGAGATGAGGACGAGGAGGATCGCGCCGACGATGAACTGCGGGCGTGTGAAGTACTCAGGCGTGAGCAGGGTGACCGTGACGAGGATCGTGATGACGCTGACCGCGAGGATCAGCTGCCACTGCCAGATCGAGCGGGTGCGGGCGTCGCCGGCGCGGCGCATCGGCTGGTCGGCCCGAGGTGACGCCTCTGTCACCCGTTCGACCGCCATGCCGCAAGCTTAGCTACGACTCCGCGAGGGCGATTCCGGCCGCGATGGTGCGGTAGCCGACGCCGCGCACCGTCTCGATGAACCGCGGGCTGGCCGCGCTCTCGCCGAGCTTGCGGCGCAGGTTGGTCATGTGGGCCTCGATGGCGCGCTCGTCGGCCTCGCTCACGCGGGCCGGGTCGAGGTAGGTCTCGTCGTGCAGCGTGAGCACGAGGTCGGCCTTGCTGCGCACGCGGCGACCCGACTCGAGGATGGTCGCGAGCAGGTCGAACTCGGTGCGCGTCAGCGCGACCTCACTGTCGTCGACTGTGACCGCACGGGTCTCGCGGTCGAGGGTGAGACCGGCCAGGCGGACGGCGGTGTCGACATCGGATGCTGCGGGCTGCGGCGCGGGGGCCGGTGCGGGCTCGGTAGGCACCGGGACCGGGAAGCGGGGCCGGCGCAGCATCGCGAGCAGACGGGCGCGCAGTTCGCGAGCGCGGAAGGGCTTGACCACGACGTCGTCGGCGCCGACGCCGAAGCCGAGGACCGCGTCGGCCTCTTCGTTCAGCGCGGTGATGATGACGATGTACGCATCGCTCGTCTCGCGGATGCGCCGGGTGGCCTCGTATCCGTCGATGCCCGGCATGTTGACGTCGATCGTCGTGAGCACGGGCTGGTGCTCGTTGACGGCTGCGACGCCGTCGAGGCCGTTGTCGGCCGCGACGACGGTGAAGCCGGCGCTGGTGAGGATCTCGACGAGCAGGTGCCGCACGTCTGGATCGTCATCGATGACGACCGCGGTGCGTGCTGCGGCTGTGTCCTGCGACATGGGAAACCCTTTGTGAGAGGTGAGGGCCCGCCCCAAGCCGGCCCGTCAGTGAGACCGATTGTGCCAGATCGCGCCGGCCGCTCGAGGCAGCGATCGCAGCCCGCGACCCCAGCGCAAGATTCGCGCAAGAAGCTTCGGGAAGAAGCGGTCGGGTACCTCCGGGTGGGCGATCAGAAGGTCCTCGCTGGTCGGCCAGATCGCGCGCCAGGCGACGAGCGGCTTGCGGCGCCACGGCACGCGGCCGAGTGCGACCACCCAGGCATTGGCCGGCGACGCGGCAGCGGCGAGCTTGTCGTCCCACTCGCGGCGGCGGACGGACTGCAGCTCGGCGGGACCGGGCGTGACGTCGATATGGAGTCGGGGTAGCACGGACGCGAGGCTGGTGACGCATCCGGTGTCGTGAGCGAGGCGGGCGATGGCGGCTCGGTCCTCGTCGGTGAAGGGTGTCAGCAGGAGTCGCTCGAGCTCGTCGGCATGGCGCACCTGGGTCGTGGTGCTGCGGACCGAATGCAGCGCCAGGATGAGCGCGCACCCCGCTTTGCTCGGGATGCTGCAGGGGCGGTGCGCGAAGTCGAGCCGCCGTCGGGTCGCCCAGAGCGCGTCGAACACGTCGGCCGGGTCGTTGAGGAACCCGGGGAAGAAGCTGTGCACGTCGAGGTCGCACGGCCAGCCCTCGCGGAGGAACGTGCGGGAGTGCAGGGTGGTGAGCTCGCCGATGAGGCCGCCGGGGCGCTCAGTCCATGCGGCCGCGGAGATCGCCTCGCAGAACTCCTCGAAGCGCGCGGGCTCGACCAGCACGTCGACGTCAGCCGACGTGCGGGGCTCGCGCAGCCCGTAGTGCGCGAGCGCGGCGCCCTTGATGAGCAGCGTGCGGATGCCGTGCGCATCGGCGACATGCTGCACCCACGCCGAGGCGAGCGCGTCGGCCTCGTCGAGGCGCAGCGTGGAGGGAGGGGCGGACACGGTTCATACGGTAGTCACTCGACCCGTTTCGTCTCGCTTCGCTCGCTCAACGAGCCGGGGGGCGAGTCGTTTCGTCTCGCGTTGCTCGCTCAACGAGCCGGGGGGTGGGTCGTTTCGTCTCGCTTCGCTCGCTCAACGGGCCGGGGGTGGGTCGTTTCGTCTCGCTTCGCTCGCTCAACGGGCCGGGCGGGGGTGTGCCGTTTCGTCTCGCTTCGCTCGCTCAACGGGCCGGGGGTGGGTCGCTCAACGAGTCGGGGGCGGGTCAGACCGCGAGGTCGAAGCGGCGGCGGACACCGCGGCGCGGGGTGCGGTCAGGGTCGACGTAGGCCGGCGGGATGAACCAGACAGTCGCCATCACGCCCTTGCCCGCGATGCGGATCTCCCACCCGTTGTCGTGGATGCGATGGTGACAGGGGTCGCACACGAGCAGGCCCTCGTCGAGGTCGGTGCCGCCGCCTCTCGACCACCACGTCACGTGGTGGGCCCTGGTATGGCCCGGCGGGGCTCCGCACATCGCGCATCCGTCATCTCGTTCGGCGAGGGCGAGACGCTGAGCCCGGGTGAACAGCCGCTTCTCGCGGCCCCAGTCGAGGATCTCGCTCTGCGAGCCGAGCACGCACGGGATGATGCCGCCCGAGGCGGCCATCCGACGAGCGGTCGAGACCGTTACCGGGGCGGCCAGGCCGTCGATCGTGGCGTGGCCCGTCCCGTTCTCCAGGTCATCCAGGGAGACACGGACGATCACTGTCGCCCCGCCGAGCGGAAGATCGGTGTGGTCGCAGTCGAGGGCGTGAGAGCAGAGCAGTGCGAGCGCATCGGCCTGCATCTGCGGAATGGTGCGGCGCACAGCATCCGGATCGTCAGGCTGCTCCTGCGCGGCCCGCAGCTGAGCCGTCACGATCGCCTCGATAGCGGTCTTGATCGGCGCGGCGTGCTCGGGGTCGAACGTGCCGGTGAGGATCACGGCGCCGTTGCGGTCTTCGCGGATTCGCAGGGAGCGGTCGGCGCGCAGTTCGTCTTCGCGGGGGAGGACTCCGTCGGGGTCGAGCCAAGCCTCGGCGCGGAGGATGAGCTTGCTCAGCTGGTCCATCGTGAGTCCGGGTGCCTGGGCGACGAGCGTCTGCTCTGCGTGTGCGATGGCCTCGCGGCCCGCGCGGATGGCGACCTTGTCGAGCATCGAGATGATCGCGGCAGACGCGGGTGTGCTGATCTCGCCCTTCTCGAGCGCTGCGGCGACGTGAGGGTGCCGAGCGGGTGCGCACTCGCCGGAGAGCAGCATGCGCGGCGCCGTCGCTTCACCCACCTGCACGAGCCGCGCTGCCTCGCCCGCCGTCGTGCCGTTGGTCGCGGCGATCAGCGCGGTCGGGTTGCGATAGCCCTGGATCTTCGCCAAGCCCTCGGGCCCGAGCTCGGGGCGGGACTGCCGCTGGATCTCGGCCGCGACCTGCGCGTGCGCGCCGTCGAGCAGGCGACGCGCTCTGGCCAGCTCTTCATTGAGCGCCACGAGCCGGCCACCCGCCATGCCCTCGATCGGCTCGCCCGACCACAGGGCGGCCGCGGCGGCGACCGTCGTGCCGAGTGCATCGAGCGGATTGGTCATAGTTCAAATGTACGAGGGGCCACCGACATTCAATCGAAGAAAGGTACGACTCAAGATGAGAGATTCTTCATCACGTGGCGAACATCGTGTCGCCGCGCGTCACCGGACCTTCGCGGTCTTGGACGAGGTCACCGTCACCGTCGCGTAGCCCGATTTCCTGCCGGTCACCTTGACCGTGATCTGCTTGCCACGGTCGGCGGTGACGAGCTTGTACGTCGCCTTCGTAGCGCCCTTGATCGCGACGCCGTTGCGCAGCCAGGAGTAGGCGAACGTCGTTCCCGACGTCCACGTGCCTTTCGACACGCCGAGGGTCCGGCCGACGACGGCGGTGCCGGCGATCTTCACCGTGCCGACGGTCGCGACCTTCGCCGTCTTGGCCGAGGTGGCCGAGACAGTGGTGTAGCCCGATTTCTTGCCCGTCACCTTCACCGAGATCTGCTTGCCGCGGTCGGCCGAGCCGAGCTTGTAGGTCGCCTTCGTGGCGCCCTTGATCGCGCTGCCGTTGCGCAGCCACGAGTAGGTGAAGGTCGTCCCGGCCGTCCAGGTGCCGGCCTTCGCCGTCAGCGTCGCGCCGTACCGCACCGTGCCGCTCACAGTCACCGCGCCGACGGTCGGAATCCGTGTGGTCGCCGCCGACGTCTTGACGAGCGTCTCGCCGCCCTTCGAGCCGGTGACGCGCACGACGAGCCTGGTGCCGCGATCGGCCTTCGCCACCTTGTAGGTCGCCTTTGTCGCGCCCGCGATCGGGGCCCCGTCGCGCAGCCACTGATAGGCCAGCGTCGCGCCCGTCGTCCAGACGCCCGCTGTCGCGGTGAGGGTCGACCCCACCGAAGCGCTGCCTGCGACCGTGGGGGTCGGCCCGCTCAGGGTCTGCACAGACGTCGTGGCGTGCGGTGTGGGCGGCAGCAGGCTCGTGTTGCCGGCGAAGTCCCGCGCCGTCACCGAGAAGCCGTAGACGTGCCCGATCGAACCGGCGAAGGTGTCGGATCCCGACGCGGTCGCCGTCTTCCACAACTCGTATGCGCCGCCGTCGGTCGACACGTAGATGTCGGCGTGATCGACGCCAGACGTCGCGTCGGCGACGGTCCACGTGACCGGGAATGCCGGCGTCGAAGAGGTGGCTGGCGCCGTGAGCGATGCCGTCGGGGTGTCGCGGTCGATCAGGTTCGACCACGTGTTGGTGCGTATCGCGTCGTTGAGGTCGAACACGATGTCGGCGACGTTCGTGACGGTCGCGCCGTTGCCGACCGCGCTCTTCAGCGCGACGTCGTAGTAGACGACGCCCTGCCCCTCGGTGCCGTTCGTGTTCGGGGGGAGGAATCCGACGAAGGGATCCTGTGGCAGCACGCCCGTGAAGGGATCGGACGAGGCGAGGTGCCAGGTGAGGAGACCGGATGCTGTCGCCGACGCGGTGACATCGAGCTGCAGGCCATCCGCCCGTTCGAGATCCATCGTGTCGTCGAGCGCGGGGGAGTCGGCCGGCGGCGTGTAGGTGCGGCTGCCGAAGTGGATGCCGGCGAAGCGCACGGTGCTCAGGTCGAACACGGCGGGATCGAGCTGATTCGTGATGCGCACCTCTTGGGCCGGAGCGGTCGCATCCTTCGAGTTCTCGAAGAAGATCGCGTACCGGAACGTCCCCTCACCGCGGATCGCGCGCTGCTCCCCACCGCCGGCCGGGCCGGCGATCTCGTTCGGGTCGAGTGAGGCGACCGACTGAACGGGGTTGTCGGAGTCCTTCGGCCAGCACTGCTTGCCGGCGTTGAACAGATTCTTCACCCCCATGATCCCCTTGAGGATCGGCGCCGCAGGGGTGAACGAGCCCACGCAGGCGGCGGTGCCGACTGCCGACCAGAACATGTCCGAGGTGGAGGCGGCCGAGAACGGCGGCGCTCCCTGCACGATGTTGCGCGAGATGGCGAGGCCGGTGTCGATGGCGAGACCCTGGCAATCGCTGCCCGGAATGAATCCGGTGGCGAGATCGACGAGCGCATCCGTGCACCCGCCGGCACCCCATCCACCGAAGCTGATGCCGAACGCGTCGACGCCCTTGAGTGAGCGGTTCGTGGTCGAAACGGTCGCGGTCTCGAAGAAGAAGCACTCGCCCGCTCGCACGGCGAACGCGTAGTCGACGGCTTGACCGATCGTGACCTCGAACGCGAATTGAGCCTTCCCGCCACCGGGCAGACGCGAGACCATGAGCGGCATCGCGACGCCGTCCTCTTCGGAGTAGACCATGTTCTCCGCGACGAAGTCCCGCACGGTCACCGGGGCGTCCGGGGCGACCGCCCCGTAGATGTCGAACAGCGGCTTGATGGTGGAGCCGGCCGGTAGGCCTTCGATGAAGATCGGAACGCCGAGGGCGTCGACGTTGCCGGAGTTCTCGACCGTGATCGACACCGTCTGCGGACGCCCGGCCACGAACCGTCCCAGCGCGTTCACCGAGGTGGTGATCTTCGGCAACTGAACCGCGCCGATCGAGACCGCGTTGGCGACCGAGGACGTCTGCCCGTCCGGCGCGGTCGCCCGCAGCCCCCACGAGCCGGCTCGTCCGGTCAGATCGAAGTGCACCCCGAGTTCGCGACCGTCGTCGCTGACCGACATCACGGTGCCGACGATCGTCTGCGACCCGCTCGTGAGCTCAATGGTGGTGTCGGCGCCCAGTGCCTTGCCGCGCACGTTGACCGTGACCTCCGCGGACGCGCCTACTCGTGACGGGCTGGTCGAGACGACCGTCAGCGCGTCGGTGCCGCAGGCGGGGTTGAAGCAAGTCGTGCTGAATCGGAACGCGCCGGGTGTCTGCGAGCCGAGTGAGACGACGGCGAGGTATTCGCCCGACATCTGCAGCTCAAATCCCTGAGCGCCGTCCCACGGGGCCTGGCCGAGCGCCGCACCCTCGGGGTCGTAGAGGTCGACGCGGTAGTCCACGTTCTCGAGGTCGCGGTTGACCGCCTGCAGGCCGATCTCGTCGCCGGCGCCGCCGGGGAAGCGGTAGCAGCGCACGTCGAGTGCGCGGGTGAGGGTTCCGCTCTGCGGAGGGATGCCGGAGGCCACATTGGAGATGAGAGGGCAGCCGACCCCGTCGGTCACCCTGCGCAGCCCGATCTCGTACGGGTCAGTGCCCTGCCCCGTCACGAGCACGCGGTACGGCGTCGGGCCGGTCAGGTTGCAGTCCGCACCGTGCGTCGGCGCGCTGCCGCTGCACTGGTAGGCCCCGGTGGCGTCGACGATCTGCCACGCCAGCGGGTCGTTCGTGGCGCGCAGCACGTCCACCCGCACGTGACTGTTGCGGGCGAGACTCGACGCGTGACAGTCCACTGCCTCCTCGGACGTGCGCTGGTGGGCGGCGCGCGGTGAGACGAGCGAGACCGTGTCGTCGACGCTCGACGCGCAGCCGCTCGTCGCGGCGAGGCGGTAGAGGCCGACCGCATAGTCGCCGGGCCAGCCGTCGGTGTCGCCGCGGACGATCAGCCGGTAGGTCGTATTCGCCTTGAGGTTCGCCGTCGCGAAGGAGCCCCAGCTGCTCGACACGGTCTGCACGGCGAGGTTGCCGTTCGCCTCGTACAGGCCGGCCTCGGCCGTCCACTGCTCGTTGGCATCGTTCGCGGCGCGAAGGAGGTAGGGGCCCGCCTGGGCCGTCGTGAGGAGGTGGCAGTCGGCTGGCCGCGTGGTCGAGCGCGAGCCGACCACGGGCAGGTCAGCACCCCACGCGGCGAGGCTTCCGGCCGTGCAGCCGGTCGTCGACGCGTAGTCGCTCACCCAGATGTCTGCGGTCACGCTCGCCCGCTCGGTCGCCTGGGGGCCCAGCGAGGTGATCAGGCGCCACGGGCTCGCTCCGGACAGCGTGCAGTCCTGGGCGACGGACGTCGTCCACCACGCGTTGAGGGTGCAGACGGTCGCGCCGGACGAGTTCAGCACCGTTTCGATGACGTGATCGGCGGACGCGTCGTGCGTGACCCGCACGGCGGCCGACGATGACGCGGTGAACATGGTGCAGTTGAGTTC harbors:
- a CDS encoding ATP-binding protein, which produces MSLAVAALGATVRIDIGALAEPQRALVAAAWADAAVADEGSEDAVVTPLPDVSEARMLEDLSQRVTLAAIEARRGELWMLHAAGLARDDGTVVALVGPSGRGKTTAARMLGRSFGYVSDETVAVDADGRVWPYRKPLSVIERAGEPKVQRAPSEAGMRALPAGELRLAAIVLLDRRDDAEGEPLIEEVDLGDALAELVEQSSYLADMATPLRTMAGVVAAVGGVRRVSYREAEGLVAVVGSAGGFDTGAARVPASGFDTAASRPTQPAGVGVGYYRGRVRDWVELDDPDRIAVLQVDEDGDGTVRVLAGVAPELWRAATGASLDELVAAAVDAYGTPEDKDAAAAVSAAVDELVTASVLEFREARWRIREDVAWTGEEDRVVALALTRPDAQPAAMEGSAAEIWLALAEGEAGLDEVAVRIAGRAEISVAGIAGDVAAFLTALAAADLVEAR
- a CDS encoding sensor histidine kinase produces the protein MAVERVTEASPRADQPMRRAGDARTRSIWQWQLILAVSVITILVTVTLLTPEYFTRPQFIVGAILLVLISCATLAVPWHLFDSRIVVIVPALDILAIGLMASGNEGRMALLWVFPIAWLATYYSLPWLLGGLGGVGVVLVIDALLAGLSPTYTLRIMVVLLSLGFLGVTINTGSRRTRAFSGLLRRQYSQLGRTLARAELQERRAAVLFNSVDTALARVDRRGVLLGANEAYRRLYAIDRLGYARPTGAVEYNTHRGTALPAHDTTIARATRGEVFENVRVWLFDTGGTWHALDVSTRIVPATLGESESTLLTLRDVTAALDAEVEKKTMTSIVSHEMRNPLTAIVGHVDLLLDREDLPADVLDKLAVIENAGQRMQRLITTALESDKPASVPHRTVDLRRVAAASVDAFRPSAHAAQVALTDDADERLLVEGDAFRLRQVLDNLVGNAVKYTPRGGHVEVTGRRVGDDVELAITDSGIGMSAEDLGHLFEPYFRSQTAQDSGIPGTGLGLVIAHDILTQHGGSLEITSTLGRGTTATLRLAARAEGISA
- a CDS encoding response regulator transcription factor, which produces MSQDTAAARTAVVIDDDPDVRHLLVEILTSAGFTVVAADNGLDGVAAVNEHQPVLTTIDVNMPGIDGYEATRRIRETSDAYIVIITALNEEADAVLGFGVGADDVVVKPFRARELRARLLAMLRRPRFPVPVPTEPAPAPAPQPAASDVDTAVRLAGLTLDRETRAVTVDDSEVALTRTEFDLLATILESGRRVRSKADLVLTLHDETYLDPARVSEADERAIEAHMTNLRRKLGESAASPRFIETVRGVGYRTIAAGIALAES
- a CDS encoding nucleotidyltransferase family protein, whose product is MSAPPSTLRLDEADALASAWVQHVADAHGIRTLLIKGAALAHYGLREPRTSADVDVLVEPARFEEFCEAISAAAWTERPGGLIGELTTLHSRTFLREGWPCDLDVHSFFPGFLNDPADVFDALWATRRRLDFAHRPCSIPSKAGCALILALHSVRSTTTQVRHADELERLLLTPFTDEDRAAIARLAHDTGCVTSLASVLPRLHIDVTPGPAELQSVRRREWDDKLAAAASPANAWVVALGRVPWRRKPLVAWRAIWPTSEDLLIAHPEVPDRFFPKLLARILRWGRGLRSLPRAAGAIWHNRSH
- a CDS encoding HNH endonuclease, with amino-acid sequence MTNPLDALGTTVAAAAALWSGEPIEGMAGGRLVALNEELARARRLLDGAHAQVAAEIQRQSRPELGPEGLAKIQGYRNPTALIAATNGTTAGEAARLVQVGEATAPRMLLSGECAPARHPHVAAALEKGEISTPASAAIISMLDKVAIRAGREAIAHAEQTLVAQAPGLTMDQLSKLILRAEAWLDPDGVLPREDELRADRSLRIREDRNGAVILTGTFDPEHAAPIKTAIEAIVTAQLRAAQEQPDDPDAVRRTIPQMQADALALLCSHALDCDHTDLPLGGATVIVRVSLDDLENGTGHATIDGLAAPVTVSTARRMAASGGIIPCVLGSQSEILDWGREKRLFTRAQRLALAERDDGCAMCGAPPGHTRAHHVTWWSRGGGTDLDEGLLVCDPCHHRIHDNGWEIRIAGKGVMATVWFIPPAYVDPDRTPRRGVRRRFDLAV